A section of the Pseudomonas prosekii genome encodes:
- a CDS encoding Ig-like domain-containing protein, whose protein sequence is MIMSLEPRMLFDGAVAATVADAAQADSQATADAAKAPTADHPTASKDTHGQADNTSAATPAAASLTAVPGQSVVFVDSRIKDTDSLLKGVAPGTEVVTLDASKDGLQQIAAYLDTHQGVSSVQIIAHGNAGDLWLGNSYLSADNVNERSAVLAEIGKDLNVGGDILIYACNTGAGERGVSFVDSLAQLTGRDIAASTNRTGVGGDWDLEIATGTIESRSVLSSASLAGYQYSLATLTVVNNADSGVGSLRTALSSAVAGDTVTFSTGMTVALNSQLTLTKNVIIDGDLNNDGVAEVTLDGQYKTRVLQVNSGVTATLDGLVITKGMVAGVGAAAGTDGAGAMGGGILNSGNLTLRNVTVTENAASGGGGGGGVTAPYGGGAVGGGGGGGGSLGGQTGGRGGAAGFGTGVYAGTAGGAGSGGNGGTYNSDYMGGRGGTTVGGAGGIGASNYSSGGAGGTASNGTVSIGGGGGGSGWDRPGRAGSSASGGIYNASTGTLTVVGTSVISNNVAAGGGGGGGGGLGGSSDNGGAAGKGVGAIWNKGTLLMTAANFGALAGNAGGSGAGGLAAGGGSTGSVPAAVNNIFNDGGVVDTNYLPDVTPPTVSSIIVANTNLNSGGTSLVTITFSEAVNGFTNADLTVANGTLSAVSSSDGGITWTATLTAAGNINAPTNAITLNTPGVQDLAGNIGTGTGTSNNYVISDTVAPTASIVVADNALNSSETSLVTITFSEAVTGFTNADLTIANGTLSAVSSSDGGITWTATFTPTAGVTDSTNLITLDKTGVQDLSGNAGLGVINSNNYAIDTQRPTATIVMADTALRIGDTSLVTITFSEAVSGFTNADLTLVNGSMTAVSSSDGGITWTGTFTPSASITDTSNVITLNNTGVSDLAGNAGTGTTDSANYTVDTQRPTATIVLADSNLSAGETSLVTITFSEAVSGFTNADLSIANGTLSAVSSSDGGITWTATFTPTAGITDTTNIITLANTGVADLAGNTGSGTSNSGNYIVDTVRPTATIVLADTALKIGDTSPVTITFSQAVTGFTNADLTIANGTLSAVSSSDGGITWTATFTPTASITDATNIITLDNTGIQAASSGNVGTGVTNSGNYSVDTVRPTATIVLADTALKIGDTSLVTITFSEAVSGFTNADLTIANGTLTAVSSADGGITWTATFTPTTSITDATNLITLDNTGVADLAGNAGSGTTDSNNYAIDTLRPTATIVLADPALSVGETSLVTITFSEAVSGFTNADLAIANGTLTAVSSGDGGITWTAIFTPTAGVKDTTNIITLANTGIADLAGNAGTGTTNSGNYTIDTVAPTATIVVADNALNIGETSLVTITFSEAVTGFTNADLTIANGTLTAVSSGDGGITWTATFSPTNAITDVSNLITLNNTGVQAAVSGNVGVGSTDSNNYAIDTQRPTATVVVADPTLALGQTSVVTITFNEAVTGLTLADFTVQNGTLSGLTTSDNITYTATLTPSASVNDATNIITLNNTGVADVAGNAGSGTTDSNNYVIDSLRPTATIVVADPTLSAGETSLVTITFSEAVSGFDNSDLSVPNGTLSAVSSSDGGITWTATLTPTVGVRDTTNLISLNNGGVADLAGNAGIGITNSANFTIDTVLPTATIVVADTALNIGETSLVTVTFSEAVSGFSNADLTIANGTLSAVSSSDGGITWTATFTPTNAITDTSNLITLDNSGVVNASGNAGVGSTDSNNYAIDTMRPTATIVVANDALALGQTSLVTITFSEAVSGFTNADLNVANGTLSAVSSSDGGVTWTATFTPITGINDTSNVITLDNTGIADAAGNAGSGNTDSNNYVIDFLRPTATIVLADPTLSAGETSLVTITFSEAVSGFDNSDLSVPNGTLSAVSSSDGGITWTATFTPTVGVKDTTNLITLNNAGVTDIAGNAGVGVSNSANFTIDTVLPTASVVVADNALSVGETSLVTITFSEAVSGFSNADLTVANGTLSAVSSSDGGITWTATFTPTDAITDTTNLITLDNSGVQNASGNAGVGTTDSNNYAIDTARPSATIVVANDALALGQTSLVTITFSEAVSGFTNADLNVANGTLSAVSSSDGGVTWTATFTPITGINDASNVITLNNAGVIDLAGNAGAGLTDSNNYVIDSAPPTATIVLSDTTLKPGETSLVTITFSEAVSGFDNADLSVANGTLSAVSSSDGGITWTATFTPTAGITDASNLISLNNSGIADLAGNTGAGTTDSANYVVETQVPTATIVVADNALKAGETSVVTITFSEAVSGFSNADLSIANGTLSNVLSSDGGITWIATFTPTENITDTSNLISLDNSGVINASGNSGVGSSDSNNYAIDTARPTATIAVADNRLGIGQTTTVTITFTEAVAGFDLSDLSVANGTLSNLLSNDGGKTWIATLTPTANISDTSNLILLDSSNVVDAAGNAGAGIAISNNYTLDATRPTATIVVANPNLGIGQSSLVTITFTETVSDFDLSDLSVTNGELTNLASSDGGKTWTATFTPTANISDPSNFIALDTSNVADLSGNSGAAVAVSNNYVIDGEQPSATVVVANPNLGLGQTSLVTFTFNEAVSDFDLSDVSVANGALSDLASSDGGKTWTATLTPIGNLSNANNAISLNLAGVTDGSGNAGSGTTQSNGYAINTVTAPSTTVVVVPPDPEFRVSQPVVVIDQPRMPLQPMIFAAPTGTLASPLTFAPLFEDRVLGDGIRPLGDIFINRGALAPSYLAQVFGSSDSAGDGSGHGFLGFGGGDGGVFGSSTLSSLFHQDSDNGRDSLNVFGSRSISSGDVSQGLRGVFGAPSLTQQLQEIKDTEQRQVDSLAAALHHVGISEMQA, encoded by the coding sequence ATGATCATGTCCTTGGAACCGCGCATGCTGTTCGACGGCGCGGTCGCGGCGACAGTCGCCGACGCGGCGCAGGCCGATAGCCAAGCCACCGCCGACGCGGCCAAGGCACCCACCGCCGATCACCCGACGGCGAGCAAAGACACACATGGCCAGGCCGACAACACCTCGGCCGCGACCCCGGCTGCCGCTTCGCTGACCGCCGTTCCGGGGCAAAGCGTGGTGTTTGTCGATTCACGCATCAAGGACACCGATAGCCTGCTCAAGGGTGTGGCGCCCGGCACGGAAGTGGTCACGCTGGACGCGAGCAAGGATGGCTTGCAGCAAATCGCCGCTTATCTGGACACGCATCAGGGCGTGAGCTCGGTGCAAATCATCGCCCACGGCAATGCCGGCGATCTGTGGTTGGGCAACAGTTACTTGTCGGCCGACAACGTCAACGAACGCAGCGCCGTGCTGGCCGAAATCGGCAAAGACCTCAACGTCGGTGGCGACATCCTGATTTACGCCTGCAACACCGGCGCCGGCGAGCGTGGCGTGAGTTTTGTCGACTCGCTGGCGCAGCTCACCGGGCGCGACATCGCTGCGTCGACCAACCGCACCGGCGTGGGCGGCGACTGGGATCTGGAAATCGCCACCGGCACGATTGAAAGCCGCAGCGTGCTGTCCTCGGCATCGCTGGCCGGTTATCAGTACAGCCTGGCGACGCTGACCGTGGTCAACAACGCCGACAGCGGCGTCGGTTCGTTGCGTACTGCCCTGTCCAGTGCGGTGGCCGGCGATACCGTGACCTTCAGCACCGGCATGACCGTCGCGCTGAACTCGCAACTGACCCTGACCAAAAACGTCATCATCGACGGTGACCTGAATAACGACGGCGTGGCCGAAGTCACCCTCGACGGCCAGTACAAAACCCGCGTGTTGCAGGTCAATTCCGGCGTCACCGCTACCCTTGACGGCTTGGTGATCACCAAAGGCATGGTCGCCGGTGTAGGCGCGGCGGCGGGCACGGACGGTGCCGGGGCGATGGGCGGCGGGATTCTCAACTCCGGCAACCTGACCCTCAGAAACGTCACCGTCACCGAAAACGCGGCCTCGGGCGGCGGCGGTGGCGGTGGCGTCACTGCGCCTTATGGCGGCGGTGCGGTCGGCGGTGGCGGTGGTGGCGGCGGCTCGCTCGGTGGCCAAACCGGTGGTCGTGGTGGCGCCGCCGGTTTCGGCACTGGCGTTTATGCCGGTACGGCCGGCGGGGCGGGCAGTGGCGGTAATGGCGGCACCTACAACTCCGATTACATGGGCGGCAGAGGCGGGACCACCGTCGGCGGCGCCGGCGGCATTGGCGCGTCCAATTACAGCAGCGGCGGCGCTGGCGGCACGGCGAGCAACGGCACCGTGTCCATCGGCGGCGGTGGCGGTGGCTCTGGTTGGGACCGTCCCGGCCGGGCCGGCTCGTCGGCATCCGGCGGTATCTACAACGCCTCGACCGGCACCCTGACGGTTGTCGGTACGTCCGTCATCTCCAATAACGTCGCGGCGGGTGGCGGCGGTGGCGGTGGCGGTGGCCTGGGCGGCTCCTCTGACAACGGTGGCGCGGCCGGCAAAGGCGTCGGCGCGATCTGGAACAAAGGCACGCTGCTGATGACGGCGGCCAACTTTGGCGCCCTGGCCGGTAACGCCGGCGGCAGCGGCGCGGGTGGCCTGGCGGCGGGCGGCGGCAGTACGGGCAGCGTCCCGGCGGCGGTGAACAACATCTTCAACGACGGCGGCGTGGTCGATACCAACTACTTGCCGGATGTCACGCCACCGACCGTGTCCAGCATCATCGTCGCCAACACCAACCTGAATTCCGGCGGCACCTCATTGGTGACCATCACCTTCAGTGAAGCGGTGAACGGTTTCACCAACGCCGACCTGACCGTCGCCAACGGCACGCTGAGCGCGGTGAGCAGCAGCGACGGCGGCATTACCTGGACTGCGACGTTGACGGCGGCGGGCAATATCAACGCGCCGACCAACGCCATCACCCTCAACACCCCGGGTGTCCAGGATCTGGCCGGCAACATCGGCACCGGCACCGGCACCTCCAACAACTACGTGATCAGCGACACCGTGGCGCCGACTGCGAGCATCGTCGTCGCCGACAACGCCCTGAACAGCAGCGAAACCTCGCTGGTGACTATCACCTTCAGTGAGGCCGTGACCGGTTTCACCAACGCCGACCTGACCATCGCCAACGGCACGCTCAGCGCGGTGAGCAGCAGCGACGGCGGCATCACCTGGACGGCAACCTTCACCCCAACCGCCGGCGTGACCGATAGCACCAACCTCATCACGCTGGACAAGACCGGCGTGCAAGACCTGTCCGGCAACGCCGGGCTTGGCGTCATCAACTCGAACAATTACGCGATCGACACCCAGCGCCCAACCGCGACGATCGTGATGGCGGACACCGCGCTGAGAATCGGCGATACCTCGCTGGTGACCATCACCTTCAGCGAAGCCGTAAGCGGTTTCACCAACGCTGATCTGACCCTCGTCAATGGCAGCATGACGGCGGTCAGCAGCAGCGACGGCGGCATCACCTGGACGGGCACCTTTACCCCGAGCGCGAGCATCACCGACACGAGCAACGTGATCACCCTGAACAATACCGGGGTCAGCGATCTGGCAGGCAACGCCGGCACGGGCACCACCGATTCCGCCAACTATACGGTCGACACCCAGCGCCCGACCGCGACCATCGTGCTCGCCGACAGCAACCTGAGCGCCGGTGAAACCTCGCTGGTGACTATCACCTTCAGCGAAGCGGTCAGCGGGTTTACCAACGCTGACCTGAGCATCGCCAACGGCACACTGAGCGCGGTGAGCAGCAGCGATGGCGGCATCACCTGGACTGCAACATTCACCCCGACTGCCGGTATCACTGACACAACCAACATCATCACCCTGGCCAACACTGGCGTGGCTGACCTGGCGGGTAACACCGGCAGCGGCACCAGCAACTCCGGCAATTACATCGTCGACACCGTGCGCCCGACCGCGACCATCGTCTTGGCCGACACCGCGCTGAAAATCGGCGACACCTCGCCGGTGACCATCACGTTCAGCCAAGCGGTTACCGGTTTCACCAACGCTGATCTGACCATCGCCAACGGCACGCTCAGCGCCGTGAGCAGCAGCGATGGCGGGATTACCTGGACGGCGACGTTCACCCCGACCGCCAGCATCACCGACGCGACTAACATCATCACCCTGGACAACACCGGCATTCAGGCCGCCAGTTCCGGCAACGTCGGCACGGGCGTCACCAACTCCGGCAACTACTCCGTCGACACCGTGCGCCCGACGGCGACCATTGTGTTGGCCGACACCGCGCTGAAAATCGGCGACACGTCGCTAGTGACCATCACCTTCAGTGAAGCCGTGAGCGGTTTCACCAACGCCGATTTGACCATTGCCAACGGCACATTGACGGCGGTGAGCAGCGCCGATGGCGGGATTACCTGGACCGCAACGTTCACGCCGACCACCAGCATCACCGACGCGACCAACCTGATCACCCTCGACAACACCGGCGTAGCCGACTTGGCGGGCAACGCCGGCAGCGGCACCACCGATTCCAATAATTACGCGATCGACACCCTGCGCCCGACAGCGACCATCGTCCTCGCGGACCCGGCCCTTAGCGTCGGCGAGACTTCGCTGGTGACCATCACCTTCAGCGAAGCGGTAAGCGGTTTCACCAACGCCGACCTGGCGATTGCCAACGGCACATTGACTGCCGTCAGCAGCGGCGACGGCGGCATCACCTGGACCGCGATTTTCACCCCGACCGCTGGCGTCAAAGACACGACCAACATTATTACCCTGGCCAACACCGGCATCGCTGACCTGGCTGGCAATGCGGGCACAGGCACCACCAACTCCGGCAACTACACCATCGACACCGTGGCGCCGACCGCGACAATCGTAGTCGCCGACAATGCGCTGAACATCGGCGAAACCTCGCTGGTGACCATCACCTTCTCCGAAGCCGTGACCGGATTCACCAACGCCGACTTGACCATCGCCAACGGCACGTTGACGGCGGTCAGCAGCGGCGATGGCGGCATCACTTGGACGGCGACCTTCTCCCCGACTAACGCCATCACTGATGTGAGCAACCTGATCACCCTGAACAACACCGGCGTACAAGCCGCTGTCTCTGGCAACGTCGGCGTCGGCAGCACCGACTCGAACAACTACGCCATCGACACCCAGCGTCCTACCGCGACCGTGGTCGTCGCCGACCCGACCCTGGCCCTCGGCCAGACTTCGGTGGTGACCATCACCTTCAACGAAGCGGTAACCGGCCTGACCCTTGCCGACTTCACCGTACAAAACGGCACCCTGAGCGGCCTGACCACCAGCGACAACATCACCTACACCGCGACCCTCACGCCGAGCGCCAGCGTCAACGACGCGACCAATATCATCACCCTGAACAACACCGGGGTCGCGGACGTGGCCGGCAACGCCGGGTCGGGCACCACCGATTCCAACAACTACGTGATCGACAGCCTGCGTCCAACCGCCACCATCGTCGTTGCCGACCCAACCCTGAGTGCCGGCGAAACCTCCTTGGTGACCATCACTTTCAGCGAGGCGGTCAGCGGTTTCGACAACAGTGATTTGAGCGTTCCCAACGGCACGCTGAGCGCGGTCAGCAGTAGCGATGGCGGCATTACCTGGACCGCGACCCTCACGCCAACGGTTGGCGTGCGTGACACCACTAACCTGATCAGTCTGAACAACGGCGGCGTGGCCGATCTCGCCGGCAACGCGGGTATCGGCATCACCAACTCGGCCAACTTCACGATCGACACCGTGCTGCCGACCGCCACCATTGTGGTCGCCGACACCGCACTGAACATCGGTGAAACCTCGCTGGTGACCGTCACGTTCTCGGAAGCGGTCAGCGGTTTCAGCAACGCCGATTTGACGATTGCCAATGGCACGCTCAGCGCGGTCAGCAGCAGTGATGGCGGGATTACCTGGACGGCCACTTTTACGCCGACCAACGCAATTACCGACACCAGCAACCTGATCACCCTGGACAACAGCGGCGTGGTCAATGCGTCCGGCAATGCTGGCGTCGGCTCCACCGATTCGAACAACTACGCCATCGACACCATGCGCCCAACCGCGACCATCGTTGTCGCCAACGACGCATTGGCGCTGGGCCAGACTTCGCTGGTGACCATCACCTTCAGCGAAGCCGTGAGCGGTTTCACCAACGCCGATCTGAACGTTGCCAATGGCACGTTGAGCGCGGTCAGCAGCAGCGACGGTGGCGTGACCTGGACCGCGACGTTTACTCCGATCACCGGCATCAACGACACCAGCAACGTCATCACTCTGGACAACACCGGGATCGCAGATGCGGCGGGTAATGCCGGCAGCGGCAACACCGATTCCAACAACTACGTGATCGACTTCCTGCGTCCGACCGCCACTATCGTTCTTGCCGACCCGACTTTGAGCGCCGGCGAAACCTCGCTGGTGACCATCACTTTCAGCGAGGCGGTCAGCGGTTTCGACAACAGCGATTTGAGCGTCCCGAACGGCACGCTGAGCGCGGTCAGCAGTAGCGATGGCGGCATTACCTGGACCGCCACGTTCACCCCGACAGTCGGCGTCAAAGACACCACTAACCTGATCACCCTGAACAATGCCGGCGTGACCGACATTGCCGGTAACGCGGGCGTTGGCGTCAGCAACTCGGCCAACTTCACCATCGACACCGTGCTGCCGACCGCCTCCGTTGTGGTTGCTGACAACGCACTGAGCGTGGGTGAAACGTCGCTGGTAACCATCACTTTCAGCGAAGCGGTCAGCGGATTCAGCAACGCCGATTTGACCGTTGCCAACGGCACACTCAGCGCGGTCAGCAGCAGCGATGGCGGGATTACCTGGACCGCTACTTTCACGCCGACCGATGCGATAACCGACACCACAAACCTGATCACCCTCGACAACAGCGGCGTGCAAAATGCCTCGGGTAACGCTGGCGTCGGCACCACCGACTCGAACAACTACGCAATCGACACCGCGCGCCCAAGCGCAACCATCGTTGTTGCCAACGATGCATTGGCGCTGGGCCAGACTTCGCTGGTGACCATCACCTTCAGCGAAGCCGTGAGCGGTTTCACCAACGCCGATCTGAACGTTGCCAATGGCACGTTGAGCGCGGTCAGCAGCAGCGACGGCGGCGTGACCTGGACCGCCACGTTCACCCCGATTACCGGCATCAACGACGCTAGCAACGTCATCACACTGAACAATGCCGGCGTCATCGATCTGGCCGGTAACGCTGGGGCGGGCCTGACCGATTCCAACAACTATGTGATCGACAGCGCGCCTCCAACCGCGACCATTGTGTTGAGCGACACCACGCTGAAACCCGGCGAAACTTCGCTGGTGACCATCACTTTCAGTGAAGCCGTGAGCGGTTTTGACAACGCCGATTTAAGCGTCGCCAACGGCACACTGAGCGCGGTCAGCAGCAGCGACGGCGGGATCACCTGGACCGCCACGTTCACCCCGACCGCCGGCATCACCGACGCCAGCAACCTGATCAGCCTGAACAACAGCGGCATCGCCGATCTGGCCGGCAACACCGGCGCCGGCACCACCGATTCCGCCAATTACGTGGTCGAAACCCAAGTGCCGACCGCGACCATCGTCGTCGCCGATAACGCCCTCAAGGCTGGCGAAACGTCGGTGGTGACCATCACCTTCAGCGAAGCGGTCAGCGGTTTCAGCAACGCCGACCTGAGCATCGCCAATGGCACGTTGAGCAATGTGTTGTCGAGCGACGGCGGCATCACTTGGATCGCGACGTTCACGCCCACCGAAAACATCACCGATACGAGCAACCTGATCAGCCTCGACAACAGCGGCGTGATCAACGCATCGGGCAACAGCGGTGTGGGCAGCTCCGATTCCAACAACTATGCGATCGACACCGCGCGGCCAACCGCGACCATCGCCGTCGCGGATAACCGTTTGGGCATTGGCCAGACCACCACGGTGACGATCACGTTCACCGAGGCCGTTGCCGGTTTCGACCTCTCGGACCTCAGCGTCGCCAACGGCACGCTGAGCAATTTGCTCAGCAACGACGGCGGCAAGACCTGGATCGCGACGCTGACGCCGACCGCCAATATCAGCGACACCAGCAACCTGATCCTGCTCGACAGCAGCAACGTGGTCGACGCCGCAGGCAATGCTGGCGCGGGGATCGCCATCTCCAACAACTACACGCTGGACGCGACGCGCCCGACCGCAACCATCGTCGTCGCCAACCCGAACCTGGGCATCGGCCAGAGCTCTTTGGTGACCATCACTTTCACTGAAACCGTCAGTGATTTTGATCTCTCGGACCTCAGCGTGACCAACGGCGAGCTGACCAATCTGGCCAGCAGCGACGGCGGTAAAACCTGGACCGCGACCTTCACGCCGACCGCGAATATCAGCGACCCGAGCAACTTCATCGCGCTCGACACCAGCAACGTTGCCGACCTCTCCGGCAACAGCGGCGCGGCCGTTGCGGTGTCCAACAACTACGTGATCGACGGCGAGCAGCCGAGCGCCACGGTGGTGGTCGCCAACCCGAACCTGGGCCTCGGCCAGACCTCGCTAGTGACCTTCACCTTCAACGAAGCGGTAAGCGATTTTGACCTCTCCGACGTCAGCGTGGCCAACGGCGCTTTGTCCGATCTGGCCAGCAGTGACGGCGGCAAAACCTGGACCGCGACGCTGACCCCGATCGGTAACTTGAGCAACGCCAACAACGCGATCAGTTTGAACCTCGCCGGCGTCACCGATGGTTCCGGCAACGCCGGCAGCGGCACCACTCAATCCAACGGATATGCGATCAACACCGTGACCGCGCCGTCGACCACGGTTGTGGTGGTCCCGCCGGATCCGGAGTTCCGGGTCTCGCAACCGGTGGTGGTGATTGATCAACCGCGTATGCCGCTGCAACCGATGATCTTCGCCGCGCCGACCGGCACGCTCGCTTCGCCGCTGACCTTTGCGCCGTTGTTCGAAGATCGGGTCTTGGGCGACGGCATTCGCCCGCTCGGGGATATTTTCATCAATCGCGGCGCATTGGCGCCGAGCTACCTGGCGCAAGTGTTCGGCAGCAGCGACAGTGCGGGCGACGGTTCCGGCCACGGCTTTCTCGGGTTTGGCGGCGGCGATGGCGGGGTGTTTGGCAGCAGCACGCTGTCGAGCCTGTTCCATCAGGACAGCGACAACGGGCGCGATTCGTTGAACGTTTTCGGCAGCCGTTCGATCAGCAGCGGCGATGTTTCCCAAGGGCTGCGCGGGGTGTTCGGCGCGCCGTCGCTGACTCAGCAATTACAGGAAATCAAAGACACCGAGCAACGGCAGGTCGATAGCCTGGCCGCAGCTTTGCACCACGTCGGCATCAGCGAAATGCAGGCTTGA
- a CDS encoding sulfotransferase family protein encodes MQQFHFISGLPRSGSTLLSAILLQNPRFHAGMSSPVGTLFTSVLEQCSAGSEFGAVIDTPLRRRLLRGLFDSYYADQADKPVVFDTNRQWCARLPALQDLFPQAKTIACVRNVAWVMDSLERLYRANPFENTKLFNDETERNTVYSRCETLAQRNRLVGFAWTALKEAYYGENAESLLIVDYDLLSQAPERVLRLVYEFIGEPWFEHDFNNLVYDAPEFDQALGVAGLHRVKRKVALESRRTILPPDLFDKYAELSFWHDGSSSAANVIRMKSDAAIN; translated from the coding sequence ATGCAGCAGTTTCACTTTATCTCGGGGCTGCCTCGCTCAGGGTCGACCCTGCTCTCCGCCATTCTTTTGCAAAACCCGCGTTTTCACGCCGGGATGAGTAGCCCGGTCGGCACGCTATTCACCAGTGTTCTTGAACAATGCAGCGCCGGCAGCGAGTTCGGCGCGGTGATCGACACCCCTTTGCGTCGGCGCCTGTTGCGCGGATTGTTCGATTCCTACTACGCCGATCAGGCCGACAAACCGGTGGTTTTCGACACCAACCGGCAGTGGTGCGCGCGCTTGCCGGCGCTGCAAGACCTGTTTCCCCAAGCCAAAACCATTGCCTGCGTGCGCAACGTTGCCTGGGTGATGGACAGCCTTGAACGCCTGTACCGCGCCAACCCGTTCGAGAACACCAAGCTGTTCAACGACGAAACCGAGCGCAATACCGTCTACAGCCGCTGCGAAACCCTGGCCCAGCGCAATCGCCTGGTCGGGTTTGCCTGGACCGCGCTCAAGGAAGCCTATTACGGCGAAAACGCCGAATCGCTGCTGATCGTTGATTACGACCTGCTCAGCCAGGCGCCGGAGCGCGTGCTGCGGCTGGTCTACGAATTCATCGGCGAGCCGTGGTTCGAGCATGACTTCAACAACCTCGTGTACGACGCGCCCGAGTTCGATCAGGCGCTGGGCGTGGCGGGGTTGCATCGGGTCAAACGCAAAGTGGCGCTGGAGTCGAGGCGCACGATTTTGCCGCCGGACTTGTTCGACAAATATGCAGAGCTGTCCTTTTGGCACGATGGGTCATCCAGCGCCGCCAATGTCATTCGTATGAAATCCGATGCCGCGATCAATTGA
- a CDS encoding phage tail protein, whose product MDVFLGTILPFGFPFAPSGWMQANGQTLPLNQYQALYALLGVTYGGNGSTTFMLPNLCGRLPMHQGQGVNLTNRVIGQVIGTENTNVLVANLPPHAPVITATATSALTTTTTVNLASVPSTATTTPSNDNAYIGASAAAGPSSAAIFSTALGANPVALKGVDSTIGGTVNVTATAQPIGSGTPLGIVNPVLVLNFCVALQGLFPSRN is encoded by the coding sequence ATGGACGTGTTTCTCGGAACGATTCTTCCCTTCGGTTTCCCTTTTGCGCCAAGTGGCTGGATGCAAGCCAACGGGCAGACGCTACCGCTCAACCAGTACCAGGCGCTCTACGCGTTGCTGGGCGTCACCTACGGTGGCAATGGCTCGACCACTTTCATGCTGCCAAACCTGTGCGGGCGTTTGCCGATGCACCAGGGCCAAGGCGTCAACCTTACCAATCGGGTGATCGGCCAAGTGATTGGCACCGAAAACACCAACGTTCTCGTAGCTAACCTGCCGCCGCACGCGCCTGTCATCACCGCCACCGCCACATCGGCGCTGACCACCACTACCACGGTCAACCTCGCCAGCGTTCCCAGCACGGCGACCACCACACCGTCGAACGACAACGCCTACATTGGCGCTTCGGCGGCGGCAGGGCCAAGCTCTGCGGCGATTTTCTCGACCGCACTCGGCGCCAATCCGGTCGCGCTCAAAGGTGTCGACAGCACCATCGGCGGCACCGTGAATGTCACCGCCACCGCGCAACCAATCGGCAGCGGCACACCGCTGGGCATCGTCAACCCGGTACTGGTGCTGAACTTCTGCGTCGCCCTGCAAGGTCTTTTCCCTTCGCGCAACTGA
- a CDS encoding GNAT family N-acetyltransferase: MLNNNSKDVGDLVVRPSAASDGPFLHSLYRAARPDLQWIDGEQELVEEVVAQQMRVQEQGTGESYPNAMHFVVEKLGTPIGALTADFGTNEIRVLYLAFIPAARGKGHGRTVLQGVQKAAEQVRCPVATVVWANNPHARRHYLALGFQVEESNVAAERLVWYPGQPQSAQNGLLS; the protein is encoded by the coding sequence ATGCTGAACAATAATTCCAAAGACGTCGGTGATCTGGTGGTGCGCCCATCGGCGGCCAGCGACGGGCCGTTTTTGCACAGTTTGTACCGCGCCGCGCGCCCCGATCTGCAATGGATCGATGGCGAGCAGGAGTTGGTCGAGGAAGTGGTCGCTCAACAAATGCGCGTGCAGGAACAAGGCACCGGCGAGTCTTACCCGAACGCGATGCACTTTGTCGTTGAAAAACTCGGCACGCCGATTGGTGCGTTGACCGCCGATTTCGGCACCAACGAAATTCGTGTGTTGTACCTGGCGTTCATTCCCGCCGCGCGCGGCAAAGGTCATGGGCGCACGGTGTTGCAAGGTGTGCAGAAAGCCGCCGAACAGGTGCGCTGCCCGGTGGCGACGGTGGTCTGGGCGAATAACCCGCATGCGCGCCGGCATTATCTGGCGCTGGGGTTTCAGGTCGAGGAAAGCAACGTCGCGGCCGAGCGGCTGGTCTGGTATCCGGGCCAGCCGCAGTCAGCTCAAAACGGGCTGCTCAGTTAA